One stretch of Geitlerinema sp. PCC 9228 DNA includes these proteins:
- the mutT gene encoding 8-oxo-dGTP diphosphatase MutT, protein MTEAAFPHKYIGVAVIWNQQNQILIDRRRREGEMGGLWEFPGGKIESGETYDACIRREIREELGIDVRVGDRLVEITHTYDTFRVTLVVHHCHHVAGRPQALECEEIRWVHVEQLHGFAFPEANLQIINALQKEQSA, encoded by the coding sequence ATGACTGAGGCTGCATTCCCCCACAAATACATCGGTGTTGCTGTTATTTGGAACCAGCAAAATCAAATTCTCATCGACCGCCGCCGTCGAGAAGGAGAAATGGGAGGATTGTGGGAGTTCCCAGGGGGCAAAATTGAATCTGGGGAAACTTACGATGCATGTATCCGTCGGGAAATTCGAGAAGAATTGGGCATTGACGTTCGCGTAGGCGATCGCTTAGTGGAGATTACCCATACCTACGATACCTTTCGCGTCACCTTAGTGGTGCATCACTGCCACCATGTAGCCGGCCGTCCCCAAGCGCTAGAATGCGAAGAAATTCGTTGGGTCCATGTAGAACAATTGCATGGGTTTGCCTTTCCCGAAGCCAACCTGCAAATTATCAATGCTCTCCAAAAAGAACAATCCGCTTGA